The Puniceicoccus vermicola sequence CTGGAGGATGACTGGTGAACCCGCTGCAGAAGCGAGTTGCTCCTCGATTTCGGAAAGGTGCCGATGCTTGGGTTGCCCGTAGGGTCGGGCGCTCTCGGTGCGCTCACAGTAGCTGAAGTCTTCGTTGGCCTTTTTCCCGGCTCCGCTGACCCCGCTCATGCACGAGGCGATGATGTCCTTCGACTGGATCGTTCCACTGGCCAAAAGAGGAAGGAGAGGAATGAGGATCGAGGTCGGGTAGCAGCCCGGGCAAGCGATCAAGGGTTTCTCTTGCCATCCCTTGAGAGGGAATTCGGGCAAGACGTAGGCTGCCGCTTTGAGAAGTTCAGGATCGGGATGATCCTGACCGTAGAACTCTTTGTAGACGTCGGGCGAGCCGAGCCGGAAATCCGCACTCAGGTCGAAAACGGTCTTTCCAGCCTCGAAGAGAGGACGGGCGAATCCCGCTGCAACCCCGTGGGGAAGCGCGAGGAAAACTGCGTCGAGGCCATCGTTTTGGGCAAGCGCGGAGGCATCGGACTCCGTGAACTGGAGGGAACCGAGTCGGTGAGAGAGACGAGGAAATACCTCGGCGACGGGCTTCCCGGCCAAGCTACGCGACGTGACGGCTGCCAATTCCACCCCTGGGTGGGAGGAAAGCAACTCAACCAAAACCTCTCCAGAATAACCGGAGGCACCTACAATTCCGACTCGAATCATGGAGGGAATTAACCACGATTTTTCGTTCCAGACCAACCCTGAAATCTTTCTTGTTGGGAAAGTGGTTGGAAAAGAGAGGGATCGCAGGTCCTGGATCGGCTGGAGCCAGGTCGCTACAGTGGTGAGGAATCGATTGGAATATACGGGTGCGTGGTTGCCCTCGGAGGTCCCTCATTGACTCTCAATCGAATCACTTGATGTCGGCGTTTGAGCAGAAAAAGTACGCGAAAAGTTGCACTTTCTTTTAATTCGCTCTGTTTGGAGAGAATAGCCCGCAGTAATGGTGGAAATTAATCCCAGAGTGAATTTATATCTCTTCAATCCTCACCCGGCGTGGAAGGGGGGGCAGGGAGCTGTGGCAATCGCGGCTCGCGACTTTCAACGAGCGGAAGGGATTGCGATGCGGGAGGCGAAGAAGCGAGGTGTTCCCGGCGTTTCCTTTTCGATTCTAGTTGAAGAGGTGGAGCCTCGGGCTGCGGAAGGATACTGGGTAGAGGTGGAACGCTATCGTGACGTCGAGGATATTGAGCGCCTGGTCTTTTTTCAGTTTGGGGATCAGGAAGACTCGGAGGCAGATCCGTCGATGCCCAAGTCCGCCTAGTTTTCGATCGAGAGGGTCGACATCATCCGGACGACCTGTGGCGCCCGGGATCGGACGAATGATTCCATACCCTCGAGGCGGAGAACCAGCAGATTGTCGCTGAGGGGGACGAAGAACTCAGCAAATGACCGAGGACCCTCGGGCAGTGCCAATGCATAGTGCAGCTGGCCCCAGCGGTTCCCGTAGATACTGAAGGTTTTGTTGCGAATCAGATTTGGCTCTGTGTCGAAGGTGATGGTCTCCTCGAACTTTTGGTTCAGTCCTTTCCGATAGCCTTTGAGCGTCGTTACGTTGACTCTGGGAAGAAATGTCCCCGGTTCAAACAGGAAGAAATCCAAGCTGTTGTCAGGCATGGTCCGACTGAGAAGTCGGCACGAGGTCCCTTTGGAGTCTTCGGCAACGA is a genomic window containing:
- the argC gene encoding N-acetyl-gamma-glutamyl-phosphate reductase, yielding MIRVGIVGASGYSGEVLVELLSSHPGVELAAVTSRSLAGKPVAEVFPRLSHRLGSLQFTESDASALAQNDGLDAVFLALPHGVAAGFARPLFEAGKTVFDLSADFRLGSPDVYKEFYGQDHPDPELLKAAAYVLPEFPLKGWQEKPLIACPGCYPTSILIPLLPLLASGTIQSKDIIASCMSGVSGAGKKANEDFSYCERTESARPYGQPKHRHLSEIEEQLASAAGSPVILQFLPHLVPMRRGIVTTISVPDNGKTAEDVLVAWKSQYANRPFVRILEDGTLPESKNVVGTNRIDIAVRHDARMQRLILTSTEDNLLKGASGQAVQLMNLKFGLEETIGLP